In a single window of the Nocardioides massiliensis genome:
- the frr gene encoding ribosome recycling factor — protein sequence MNETLREAEQKMGKAVEVTREDFAAIRAGRAHPSMFAKLTADYYGTPTPIQQLASFTAPEARVILIQPYDIGAMNALEKAIRESDLGVNPSNDGKVLRCVFPELTEERRKEYIKVARAKAEEGRVAVRNIRRTAKQAMDKAEKDGDVGQDDVTGAEKKLDATTKKHTDEIDDMLKKKEAELLEV from the coding sequence ATCAACGAGACCCTGCGCGAGGCCGAGCAGAAGATGGGCAAGGCCGTCGAGGTCACCCGTGAGGACTTCGCCGCCATCCGTGCGGGACGGGCGCACCCGTCGATGTTCGCCAAGCTGACCGCCGACTACTACGGCACCCCGACCCCGATCCAGCAGCTCGCCTCCTTCACGGCGCCCGAGGCTCGGGTCATCCTCATCCAGCCCTACGACATCGGGGCGATGAACGCACTCGAGAAGGCCATCCGCGAGTCGGACCTCGGAGTCAACCCGAGCAACGACGGCAAGGTGCTGCGCTGCGTGTTCCCGGAGCTCACCGAGGAGCGCCGCAAGGAATACATCAAGGTCGCACGCGCCAAGGCCGAGGAGGGCCGCGTGGCGGTCCGCAACATCCGCCGTACCGCCAAGCAGGCGATGGACAAGGCGGAGAAGGACGGCGACGTCGGCCAGGACGACGTGACCGGTGCCGAGAAGAAGCTCGACGCCACCACCAAGAAGCACACCGACGAGATCGACGACATGCTGAAGAAGAAGGAAGCCGAGCTCCTGGAGGTCTGA
- the rlmN gene encoding 23S rRNA (adenine(2503)-C(2))-methyltransferase RlmN, with protein sequence MTDSVVPSPEPTRSLPLVFDEPRGRKKPPRHLADLTPAERKQRLEELGLPRFRARQVAHHYFARLADDPEQMTDLPAAQRAELVAGLLPDLMTPLKVSTADRGTTRKTLWRLFDGALVESVLMRYGDRDSDGRMRTTICVSSQAGCGMACPFCATGQGGLQRNMSTAEIVEQVLAGARALARDEVPGGPGRVNNIVFMGMGEPLANYKAVVGAVRALTAEAPDGYGMSARGITVSTVGLVPRMRQLAEEGIPVTLALSLHAPDDELRNELVPINTRWSVAETVEAAWNYARVTKRRVSIEYAMMRDINDQAWRADLLGEVLQSYGDWGWVHVNLIPLNEVPGSKYTRSRDADTDEFVRRLERAGIPTTVRDTRGSEIDAACGQLAAANV encoded by the coding sequence ATGACTGATTCCGTCGTTCCTTCCCCCGAGCCGACCCGCAGCCTTCCGCTGGTCTTCGACGAGCCCCGCGGCCGCAAGAAGCCGCCGCGCCACCTCGCCGACCTCACTCCAGCCGAGCGCAAGCAGCGCCTCGAGGAGCTCGGACTGCCCCGGTTCCGCGCCCGCCAGGTCGCCCACCACTACTTCGCCCGGCTGGCCGACGACCCCGAGCAGATGACCGATCTCCCGGCCGCGCAGCGCGCCGAGCTCGTCGCCGGTCTGCTGCCCGACCTGATGACCCCGCTCAAGGTCAGCACCGCCGACCGCGGCACGACCCGCAAGACGCTGTGGCGGCTGTTCGACGGCGCGCTGGTCGAGTCGGTGCTCATGCGCTACGGCGACCGCGACAGCGACGGACGCATGCGCACGACGATCTGCGTCTCGTCGCAGGCCGGGTGCGGCATGGCCTGCCCGTTCTGCGCCACCGGCCAGGGCGGACTGCAGCGCAACATGTCGACCGCCGAGATCGTCGAGCAGGTGCTGGCCGGGGCGCGCGCCCTCGCCCGCGACGAGGTGCCCGGTGGTCCCGGCCGGGTCAACAACATCGTCTTCATGGGCATGGGCGAGCCGCTGGCCAACTACAAGGCCGTCGTCGGTGCGGTGCGCGCCCTGACGGCAGAGGCGCCCGACGGCTACGGCATGTCCGCGCGCGGCATCACCGTCTCCACCGTGGGCCTGGTCCCGCGGATGCGCCAGCTCGCCGAGGAGGGCATCCCGGTCACGCTCGCGCTGAGCCTGCACGCGCCCGACGACGAGTTGCGCAACGAGCTCGTGCCGATCAACACCCGTTGGAGCGTCGCCGAGACGGTCGAGGCCGCTTGGAACTACGCGCGGGTCACGAAGCGCCGGGTCTCCATCGAGTACGCCATGATGCGCGACATCAACGACCAGGCCTGGCGCGCCGACCTGCTGGGCGAGGTGCTGCAGTCGTACGGCGACTGGGGGTGGGTCCACGTCAACCTCATCCCGCTCAACGAGGTGCCGGGGTCGAAATACACCCGCTCCCGCGACGCCGACACCGACGAGTTCGTCCGCCGGCTGGAGCGGGCCGGTATCCCGACGACCGTGCGCGACACCCGCGGCAGCGAGATCGACGCGGCCTGCGGCCAGCTCGCCGCCGCCAACGTCTGA
- the pyrH gene encoding UMP kinase, translated as MTYQRVLLKLSGEVFGGGKVGVDPDVVNSIAREIADVVRTGVQVAIVVGGGNFFRGAELQQRGMDRSRADYIGMLGTVMNCLALQDFLEKQGVETRVQSAITMGQVAEPYIPRRAIRHLEKGRVVIFGAGAGMPYFSTDTVAAQRALEVGAEVILMGKQGVDGVYDADPKTNPDAQKFDTLSYDEFLARGLKVADATAVSLARDNDMDMVMFNLSEEGNIARVVQGEKIGTTVSREP; from the coding sequence GTGACCTACCAGCGCGTGCTGCTCAAGCTCTCCGGCGAGGTGTTCGGCGGAGGCAAGGTCGGAGTCGACCCCGACGTCGTCAACTCGATCGCCCGCGAGATCGCCGACGTCGTGCGCACCGGCGTGCAGGTGGCGATCGTGGTGGGCGGTGGCAACTTCTTCCGTGGAGCGGAGCTGCAGCAGCGTGGCATGGACCGCTCGCGCGCCGACTACATCGGCATGCTCGGCACCGTGATGAACTGCCTGGCCCTGCAGGACTTCCTCGAGAAGCAGGGCGTGGAGACCCGCGTGCAGTCGGCGATCACCATGGGGCAGGTCGCCGAGCCCTATATCCCGCGCCGCGCGATTCGCCACCTGGAGAAGGGCCGCGTCGTGATCTTCGGCGCCGGCGCCGGCATGCCGTACTTCTCCACCGACACCGTCGCCGCCCAGCGCGCGCTCGAGGTCGGTGCCGAGGTGATCCTCATGGGCAAGCAGGGCGTCGACGGGGTGTACGACGCCGACCCCAAGACCAACCCGGACGCGCAGAAGTTCGACACGCTGTCGTACGACGAGTTCCTCGCCCGCGGGCTCAAGGTCGCGGACGCGACGGCCGTCAGCCTCGCGCGCGACAACGACATGGACATGGTGATGTTCAACCTCTCCGAAGAGGGCAACATCGCGCGGGTCGTCCAAGGTGAGAAGATCGGTACGACGGTCTCCCGCGAGCCCTGA
- a CDS encoding phosphatidate cytidylyltransferase, which translates to MTDTSPPSPSSSATPKKDHGRAGRNLPAAIASAVVLLAAIAASLVFWKTAFMVIVVIAVVVAIWELRQGMLAKDIDLPEQPLMAGGVVMVVVAYFFGAPALVTATAVTALVTMLWLLRRGIDGYVHTASAAIFTLVYVPFLGSFVALLLAEDRGELAIVTFILVTIASDTGGYVAGVLFGKHPMAPVISPKKSWEGLAGSLAFCTFAGWLLVVHLLDGDWWVGVVLGLIVGVMATLGDLVESVMKRDLGIKDMSQIIPGHGGLMDRLDSLLATVAPTWLLLHYLVL; encoded by the coding sequence ATGACCGACACCTCCCCGCCCAGCCCGAGCTCCTCAGCGACCCCGAAGAAGGATCACGGACGGGCGGGACGCAACCTTCCCGCCGCGATCGCCTCGGCGGTCGTGCTGCTCGCGGCGATCGCCGCCTCGCTCGTCTTCTGGAAGACCGCGTTCATGGTGATCGTCGTCATCGCGGTGGTCGTCGCGATCTGGGAGCTGCGACAGGGGATGCTCGCCAAGGACATCGACCTGCCCGAGCAGCCGCTGATGGCCGGCGGAGTCGTGATGGTGGTCGTCGCCTACTTCTTCGGGGCGCCCGCGCTGGTCACTGCCACGGCGGTCACCGCCCTGGTGACCATGCTCTGGCTGCTGCGCCGCGGCATCGACGGCTACGTCCACACTGCGTCAGCAGCGATCTTCACGCTCGTCTACGTCCCGTTCCTCGGGTCGTTCGTCGCGCTGCTGCTCGCCGAGGACCGCGGCGAGCTCGCGATCGTCACCTTCATCCTCGTCACCATCGCCTCCGACACCGGGGGGTACGTCGCGGGCGTGCTGTTCGGCAAGCACCCGATGGCGCCGGTGATCTCGCCGAAGAAATCCTGGGAGGGGCTGGCCGGCTCGCTCGCCTTCTGCACCTTCGCCGGCTGGCTGCTCGTGGTCCACCTCCTCGACGGCGACTGGTGGGTCGGCGTCGTCCTGGGCCTCATCGTGGGGGTGATGGCTACGCTGGGTGACCTGGTCGAGTCGGTGATGAAGCGCGACCTCGGGATCAAGGACATGAGCCAGATCATCCCGGGTCACGGCGGCCTCATGGACCGGCTCGACTCCCTGCTCGCCACCGTCGCCCCTACCTGGCTGCTGTTGCACTACTTGGTGCTCTAG